The DNA segment TCTTTCCATCTTGTAGCAGACCCCTTAGCTCAGACCTGCCCTTGGCCCATTCATTCTCCTTTGTCCAGATCTCCCCACCCTAAGGCTTGGTGCCCAATCCATGAtttaagaggaggaaaaaggcCCTATAGCTCTGGCCGGAGGTGTGGCGGGCAACGTGGCCGCCGGCTGGGTGGTCCCTTGTGGCCCGACAGCACGGCTGGGGTCGTGCCTGACTTTGCCTGGCTGCCCGCGGAAGCCCCCAGGACCAGGAGGCCCCGGCCGGGTCGTGGCCCGACCGCAGGACCCTGGCCGGCTGGCCGCAGGcagcgggtgggggcggggatcCCTGGCTGGGCCCTGGGTTGCTTCTAAATTTAGGAATCTGATTACAGAGTGGCCGacgaagggaagggagaggagggtgCGAGTGCAGGCTCAGCTCAGTCTGGGCACAGCGGGGTGTGCCCGGCTGGAGGTGTGTCTAGGAGTCTAGGGCTCGGGTGGGAGGGGCGACAGGAGGGTGGGGGCTTCGGCCTGTGTGTGCTGCAGCACGTGCCTTCGGCGGCGGGGACGGGCACCGGCGCAGCTCGCAGGCTCAGAGCCGCCGCCGGTGTGTGCGCTGGCTCTTTGTGTGCCTGGCAGGGTGGCTGGGTCTGGCTTTGAAagtctctgcccaccccccctcccccatctccgtCTGTGCCGCTCTACCCGCTTCCCGGTCTGTCACTCTGCCCGTGCttgtcctgggggagggggatgctgCTCCTAGCTGGGGTGACACTGAACCCAGTGGGGAGGGGACCCAGcgcctccctccccctgcagTCCAGAGCTTCCCCTACACTTCCCACTCCCCAGCCCGCAGCCCCCTGTGCCACTGTTTTGGGGTGCGCACTGCAGCAGTTAAAGGGAATTGAGGTGACCCCTGGGGACCCACAGATGTACCAGAAGCCAGGCTTCGGCCCGGTAGCTCTTGAAGGAATTCATTTCTCTCCTGTCCGGCCTCCCATCCGCTCTGGCCCCCAAGGGCGCATGAAGGGGGGGGGTCCCCCCTGCGGAAGGGGGGGCGGGGAGTTCCTTAGCAGGaagggaaatggaaggaaaagctGGGCTCCAcccgggcgggcgggcaggcggcCTCAGGGCCCCCAGGGCAGGCGGCAGTAACCTGAGCCCACTGGTGTGTGTGGGGCTGGTGTGCGCGTGGGTGGGGCTGACCCCCCCCCCGGCTACTCCTGGGGAGCCGGGGGGGGGTCTCCCCCAGGGGCAAGTCTGGGAGCCCCCGGGGCCCGCAGAGGGAAAAGCTCTCCACCCGGGTCCTGACCCCACCCCCTGGAGGTCTAGCCCCGGCCCCTAGGCCCCGCCCCCCgggccctccctcccaccccagggccagaTGTTCAGCTGGCGGAGGCAtcggctgggggaggggtgctgatGGCCGCAGCCGGCACTACTTCCCTGCCAGCAGCTTCATTGTGTGCGCGAGGAGCGAGCGGCGGCGGAGAGCGGGCGAGCGAGCAGCAGCCCGAGCGCGCCGGGGAGAGCGAGCGCGCCGGGGAGGGTGCGAGGCGGCGCCCGCGGCTGCGCTCCCCCGCCTCCCGGCAACTCTGCCTCAGCGCCGCGCGCCGTGCGCGCCGTCCCGCCGCCACCAGCGCCGGGGCCCCGCCGGCTGCCGTCGTAGGCAGGGGGTCTGGTCGGGACAGGGGTCCCCGCCCGGGGACTGGGGCATCCCGGTGCAGCCGAGAGGCGCGGAGCCCGCGGGGGGCGCCAGTTGCGCCGCCGCGCCCGCTCGCTGAACTGCGTGGGCAGGCGGGCGTTGGGGCTCCGGGGCGCCCCGCGGGCCCGGAGCCCGGACTTCTCCGGGGAGCCCCAATCCCGTGGAGCGTCCAGAGCGAGCGCGCCCCAGCCGCCCCGGACCTTGTGCTCATCCCCCGCGTACCCCACTTCTACACAAACTTTTCTGACGCCTTCGCCCGTGGGGGTCGCGGAGAGCGCTGGGCTACCCGCTGGGCTCCTGCCCCGCCGGACCCTGGCCACGCTTGACCTCCTGCCTCTCATAGCCTCAGTGGCGACCTCTCCAGGCCGGGCCGGGCACGGCACTCAAGGCGAGCGCGGCAACCACCACCGCTCTCCGAAGGCTCCTGCGCCCCCCGGGGCAGCTGGGCGGGGTAATGCCCTCGGTGATGGAGAAGCCGAGCGCGGGCTCCGGGATCCTGTCTCGCAGCCGGGCCAAGACGGCGCCCAACGGCGGACAGCCCCACTCGGAGGATGACAGCAGCGAGGAGGAGCACTCGCACGGTGAGCCCGGCGGCCTAGGTTTAAAGGCGCACCGGCCCGGGGAGCGCGGAGCGGGGCGCGGGGGAGAGTTGCCGACCACGGGGGTGTTATCCTGATGATTCCTGCCCTCCCTGGATTGGAGCCTCTGCCTTGCTTCTCCCCCAGGTCGGCACAGGGAATCTGGAGGCTGGGCCCCTAGCTGCTGAGGAGGCGGTCCTGCCTGCCCCCGCCCTGCCCTCAGTCCCCGAGGGACTCGGGCGTCCCTCCCTTTCACAGCTTGGGCCCCTCATACCTTGCCACCTTGCAAGGGACTGAGGTCTGGCTGTGGCAGGGGCTGGGAAAGACACCTCCACCCCGAGCTGTGAGGCTCATGTGGTGGGGAGGAGCCTTGGATTCCCTGCAGGGCTGCGGTCCAGGTCTGGGGGTAGCCCTccaacctcccccccccacccccccagccagAACAAAGGGCTCTGCTGGGCCTGGGCTTTAAAACTGGCCCCtgtcctctccccccccccacaccactCCCATGGTCATGGTTAGGCAGTCTCTCCGTCTTCCAGTTCCTTCTCTGGCTGAGGGTATCCGAGGAGAAGATGAGGGGAAAAGTGAGCCTCTGGAAAGGTGGGGGCCCCGGGTGGTCAGGAAGGAGAACTCCAGGCCAGCCACCTCCCCCGCCACatcctcccgccctccctccctccctggagtCCTGACTGCCTCCCCCTGGCTCCACAGACAGCATGATCCGCGTTGGAACCAATTACCAGGCCGTAATTCCGGAGTGCAAGCCTGGTGAGTGGCAGGACAGGCTGTGAAGGGAGGGCACTGAAGGGCCCATGGCTTGGCCCTGAGCCCCACCTGGGGGAGCCCTTGGCTGGCGCCCACTGGAAGGACAGGCGGGGGTGGGTGGCTGGCCCTGTGGCATGGTtagttttccttctctgccttcctgtctgggtctctgcccctccttcccctctgggCCTCACCTCACAGGCCCTACTCCTCCACCGCCCTCTGGCCATGGGTCCAGGCCGGTGCCACCAGGCTGATCTGATGTCTTCTCTGCGCCTCTGCCTTTCAGAGAGCCCCGCACGCTACAGTAACAAGGAGCTGAAGGGGATGTTGGTGTGGTCGCCCAACCACTGTGTGTCGGATGCCAAGCGTGAGTGGGGTGGGGCCCCGGGGTTTGTGCACACCCTTGGGAGCTGGGGCCTGGGTGTTCCCAGCTGGCAGCAAGTGGGCTGGAGGCTGAGgtgtgtgggttcagtctctgccctGGGGCGCAGGCTGGGGACCTCGTCCCTGGGGGCGTACCCCTGTGTAGGCAGGCTGGGGTTACGAACGGCgactcatccttcaagacccgGCTCCTCCCGCCCCTGCAGTTGACAAGTACATTGCCATGGCCAAGGAGAAGCATGGTTACAACATTGAGCAGGTGAGCCTTGGCCCTGCAGGGatttggggtggggacaggacGGTGCTGGGGGCAGCTGAGCCTGAGTTGTCCCCtctcctgggccaggccctgggcatgCTCCTGTGGCACAAGCACGATGTAGAGAAGTCACTGGCTGACCTGGCCAACTTCACCCCGTTCCCTGACGAGTGGACTGTAGAGGACAAGGTGCTGTTTGAACAGGCCTTTGGCTTCCATGGCAAGTGCTTCCAGCGGATCCAGCAGATGGTAAAGCCCTCCACCCCCCGCCAGCACTCCTTGGCCCCTTCTTTCTGATAAGCCTGCCCAGGGCCCAGAGTCTTAGGTGGGCCCCAGCCTCTGGCGTTGCCCCTCCAGCTGCCTGACAAgctgattcccagcctggtgaAGTATTACTACTCTTGGAAGAAGACCCGCAGCCGGACCAGTGTGATGGACAGACAGGCGCGGCGGCTGGGGGGCCGAAAGGACAAGGAAGACAGGTGGGGGCTTGAGGAAGCCCTGGGTGGGGGTAAGCTGAGCTCCTGCGgggccctggcctctgcctcACCCCCTTCCTGGCTCCTGTGTAAGCAGCGATGAGCTCGAAGAGGGACGAGGAGCCATGAGTGAGGGCGAGCCGGACGCTGGAGACCCCAAGAGAGAGGTGAGGTCCCAGAGCTgctctggccctgcccacccGCCACCCCCTCCTCAGGCTCCGCACCAcccacctcctctcctctcctttccctggcAGCCTCTGCCCTCTCGGCCGCTGAATGCCCGCCCCGGCCCGGGGAAGAAGGAGGCCCAGGGGTCTCAGTACCGCCACCATCCGCTGCGAACTCGCCGGCGCCCGCCCAAGGGCATGTACCTGAGCCCGAGGGCCTTACCGCCGTGTCAGGGAGCCCGGACCTTGCCAACCTCACGCTTCGAGGCCTCGACTCCCAGCTCATCTCCCTCAAGCGCCAGGTGGGGGCCCAAGACAAGAAGGGGGTGTGCAAAGGGGACAGTTGGCAGCCGGGAACAATGATCGGGGGGTGGCTGAGGTGTAAGGGAGGTGGTATGGATGCCAGGCCTGCCTCTTGCCCCGTCCTCTGGGCCTCTGGGTAACTTGGCATTCTTTTCCGGGCGTTGAGAAGAAAACCGGTCTTTGAGGAGGAGCAAACCTCCTGCGCCCCTACCGCATGGCTGTGAGAGGGGATGAGGTGGATGGTGCTGGCAAAGAGCTTTGCTGGGAAGTAGGGCCCTGGTGAGGGTTGGGATCGCTGGCCGCCCTGGCCGGGAGCTGGACGTCCCTTCCTTGCCTTGCCTTCCAGGTGCAAAGCATGAAGCAGACCAACAGCAGCCTCCGCCAAGCCCTGGAGGGTGGCATTGATCCACTGCGCCCCCCAGAGGTAAGGCCGCTCTTCGGCTTGGGGTGCAGAAGGGGCTTCTTGCTGGCGGCGGAGCAGAAAGGGGCCGCCATTCCCATGCTTTGGAGTCTCTAGGATATATTCCTTGCTCTCCAGGCCAACACCAAGTTCAACTCCCGCTGGACCACGGATGAGCAGCTTTTGGCCGTACAAGGTGGGTGGGGCGACTGTGGGGAGAGTGGAGGCCCCCCAGGGGTCTCTCCTGCCCGCCCTGGAGCTGGGGCAGAGGGCCTGGATCAGGGAAGTGACCGGTTCCCAGGGGTGTTCACGCTCTGCTGCCCTTTTGCCCCTTGCAGCCATCCGTAGGTATGGCAAAGACTTCGGGGCTATTGCCGAGGTGATTGGCAACAAGACTCTGACCCAGGTGAAGACCTTCTTTGTGAGCTACCGGCGCCGCTTCAATCTGGAGGAGGTGCTGCAGGAATGGGAGGCCGAGCAGGATGGGGCTCCTGGAGCCCCAGTCCCTGGGGAGGAGGCTCGGAGAGGGGCTCCCTTGCCAGCCCCAGCCCTAGAGGAAGACGACGAGGTGAGACGGGGAGGGGAGAAGCCcttcagagaagagaagaaaggaccTGCCTCCGGCCTTGGGGCTGGGCCGAGGGTGTGCTCGAGCCtggcttctcttctctctcctctcaggtCCAGATTACATCTGTCTCAACATCGGGGCCACGATCTGGGCCCCCTgcgccaccccctcctccccctcccacctctctgtCCCAGCCACCCCCACTGCTGAGGCCACCTTTGCCCACGGCTCCCACCCTGCTTCGCCAGCCGCCCCCACTCCAGCAGGGCCGTTTCCTTCAGCCCCGGCTGGCCCCCAACCAGCCGCCCCCACCGCTCATCCGCCCTGCTCTGGCTGCCTCCCGCCACGGTGCCCGCCCTggccctcagcccccacccaccctgaTTGGAGCCCCTCTGGAGCCTCCAGCTCCCTCACTCTGAGCACAGAGCCCCTCTGCTGGACCTTCCTGAGGACAGAAGGGACTAGAGCTCCTGCCAGGTCTTTGGAAGACCCAGAGCCGCCTTCTGGCACAGCCTGGACCTGTGGGCTCTGCACGTGTTCCTGGCAGCCGAGCCTGTGTCCACCCGCTCCCAGCCAGGGTCTGGGGTCTTCTGAGCTGCCCCGAGGCTACTTTCTCTTCCTGGCTGGGTCTGGAACGGCTGCCTCCTCGCCTGCCAGGGCTTGGCCTTTGGGTCCTGCCCTTCGTGTATAGGGGGTAGTGACCATAGCTTGGGGAGCCGGGGAGAGGACAGTTAGGTGTCTTGGctgttcctcctctttcccttcttttagCAATAAGTTTGGGGTGAGGTGGGAGGGTGTCgaaggagggaggtgggcagagaggcTCTTTGGGGCCTGACGGCAGCGGAGGCTGGAGAAGGGGCTCTTCTGTCTTCAGGGTCAGGTGGGAAGTGCTGAGGAGCTCTGAGGGTGCCCACTGCCCAAAAGCTTAGAGAAAGGGTTGGGAACATATGCAGACATGggtttatttttcaatgtttttaaaaaataaataaaaccttcaaGCTCACTGAATCCTTTCTCTTTTAGTTTAAGTGTCCTGGACGTCGCTTCCTGTCTGTGCCATGaggatgggagtggggagggcgCCCGCCCAGCACTGGCCTTTCCCCTGGCCCCAGACAGGAATCAAGGCAGGCGGGCTGGGCTGCCCATGGACCCTGGGTCCCTGCCCGGCTGGGAGAAGAGACAggaggcagctcagattccaaACATTCTCTTTATTACGTGTTTGATCCAGAGGAAAAACTAAGTGCAGGAaggggggctgggtggggaggggccacCTTGCCTGGGAGCCCCCCCCCAGCCACCATCCCCTTTGGGAGCCAAGCCTTGCCCTCCCGGCCCCTCGGAGCACCCGGGCTGTTCCatagggcaggggagggagagaaggagggagggagggagagccctTGGTAGGAGCCGGAGCCCACAGTCGAGCCCACAGTCTTAGGGCTTGGGGCAGGAGGGCTGAGGTTGGCGGGGGCCCCTTCCTGGGACCCAAGGGCTCAACTTGCcggggagccaggcctgggagtgGGGGTGATGAGTAGGGGTGGAGTCATcataaatcaaaaaaagaaaaaaaaataaaataataaaataaaaaataaaacccatcacAAAAAAATGTACAACTCAGGTGAGGGTAGAGGCAGCCTCTGTTCAGGACCTCTCCCCCAATTTCTCAAGAACAGAGAcagcagagaaataaattaaGGGATGCAGCGGCTGCCACCAGCCAAGCGCCCATAACCAGCCACTCCCACGCTGGCTGCGGAGGTTAGCGAGCTGGGAGTCACTTGGCCTATCGGTCCCCCACCCCGCCGAGAGCAGAGGCTCCCCGGCCCTGCTGCCCTATCCAGCCTCCCGCGGAGGCCCCGGGGCAGTGTCTCCTGAGAGGAGGGGTGACAGTGTGAGGAAGAAAAGGCAAGGCCAAGAGATGAGTGGTGAGGGAAGTCACTGCTATGGAACTAGCTGGTGCCCAGATTAATGCCAACGAAGGggagcagtggggagaggaacGGCGTGGGGGGCTGTGCTTTCAGACAAAGGCTCTCCCAGAACGGAGAATGCCCAGCGTCCCTGTTCCGGAGACTAGCAGCCCAGGCGGCCCCCTGGGGGCCGAGGAGCCCATCTGCCCTacagtcccctcccctctcccagccctggggTCAGCCCCGCCTTCTAcccaggagggggtgggagaagatGGCACAGACTTTTTGAGGAGGGGAACAAAAGTCCCCACAGCAGCTTGTGGAAGGAAATGCCCAgctctggggaaggaggagcagaGGATACAGTGTGGAGGGAGGCCGGAGCCCCGCGCGCCCAGCCTGCCAGCCCCAGAGCAGCCGCCAGCCCCACTGCTTCAGGGCTGCgcggcacccccacccccagccccccgccgCCCAGGCCTCCAGCCCAG comes from the Phacochoerus africanus isolate WHEZ1 chromosome 4, ROS_Pafr_v1, whole genome shotgun sequence genome and includes:
- the RCOR2 gene encoding LOW QUALITY PROTEIN: REST corepressor 2 (The sequence of the model RefSeq protein was modified relative to this genomic sequence to represent the inferred CDS: inserted 1 base in 1 codon); the protein is MPSVMEKPSAGSGILSRSRAKTAPNGGQPHSEDDSSEEEHSHDSMIRVGTNYQAVIPECKPESPARYSNKELKGMLVWSPNHCVSDAKLDKYIAMAKEKHGYNIEQALGMLLWHKHDVEKSLADLANFTPFPDEWTVEDKVLFEQAFGFHGKCFQRIQQMLPDKLIPSLVKYYYSWKKTRSRTSVMDRQARRLGGRKDKEDSDELEEGRGAMSEGEPDAGDPKREPLPSRPLNARPGPGKKEAQGSQYRHHPLRTRRRPPKGMYLXPEGLTAVSGSPDLANLTLRGLDSQLISLKRQVQSMKQTNSSLRQALEGGIDPLRPPEANTKFNSRWTTDEQLLAVQAIRRYGKDFGAIAEVIGNKTLTQVKTFFVSYRRRFNLEEVLQEWEAEQDGAPGAPVPGEEARRGAPLPAPALEEDDEVQITSVSTSGPRSGPPAPPPPPPPTSLSQPPPLLRPPLPTAPTLLRQPPPLQQGRFLQPRLAPNQPPPPLIRPALAASRHGARPGPQPPPTLIGAPLEPPAPSL